tatgatttcttgtttgacccactcatcctttaggattagattatttagtttctaattaatattTAGCCTatatttccatggccctttattaaatataattttcattgcactgtgatctgaaaaggatgtatttaatatttctgcctttctgcattggattatgaggtttttatgccctactacattggcaatttttgtgtaggtgccatgcaCTACTGAGAAAAagacatattcctttctatccccattcagttttccttgatactgtcttgaaaaatgctgtctaggcttttttttttttatcatggctttcaggtacatcaataattcttaagttatctctcctggatctattttcttggccagttctttttccaatgaggcattttacattttcttctatttttttttcagtgttttgattttgtttaactaattcttgatgtctcatagagtcattagcttccacttgctgtttcaacaatccggctagcagcttctgtgggggtgtaagatccacctacaaccagcacccagaaagctgccagcatgccacagaagcacaggttcttttgatctgcttaactaaggaaagctatgtgaaggggttgacaagcttacttttattcagcatacaaatatcattcacttagttcaggggaaaaagccagcacattgaacttcagaacaaatacaaagtacaaacatcgacagacagaccttgtctaattcaaatcccaatatatagttaccagagtttcacaaagtctcagcatccaggttacaagctggagggcccctagctacagctgcccggagtcgccgcatcaacaccatctcgagtgAGAGTCCCTGAGCAAAtgtctctgtcctcccttcttatagggcttgagacgtcatcaaatgtcacctgaatgaccagaacttaggctgctatgattggctcttgagttagcccctccccttaggaccctgggaagtTCACATCCAcctaggttaggttaacacctaataggggtttgggcctggggcttagcacctagtaaggctcaatgaaatacactgaattagtcaaaggaaacaaaggccaaactattcaagggcacttggttgaactaagggctaaggagcccattttgcttaccaacacacttgcccaattctaatttttaacaaattgtttttttcagttagattttgtacctccttttccatttgaccaattgtgttttaaggaattgttttctacagTTAATTTTTGTTCCtacttttccaagctgttgactctctcttgaaTGCCTTTCattgcttttctcattttttcttctacctcttttatttaacttttaaaatctttcttgagcccttccaagaggactttttgggcttgaaaccagttcatattcccctttgaggttttgtaTGCAGGTACATTggcaatgttgtcctcttctgagtttgtgttttgatctgcCCTGTCCTGATACAAAGAGTTTATTGTCAGTGttggtttttacttttttctcatcttatttGCCTATgccctggcttttaaagttgaactctgcttCTTGGGCACAGGGTGCACCATCTCAAGCTCCTTTTGCTGTAggtcaggggcctggtcactggctttgtgtgctagggCCTTAGATCCTCGCAGCTGGAGGTTGCAATTGTCTGTTAGCTTAtgtggtgctgagctggggttgTAGTGATGGTGTCTGCTCTGTGCTaaggccaggtggggtttttctccatttctccaagCCTACACAGAAGCACATAGAGGTCTGGCTTCTTGAAGGATGCCTGCCCACCCAGTACTGTGCTGGAACAGAGGGAGGTCCAGCCACTAGAAGTCGCCTGCCAATCCAGTGTTATGCTGAAGCAGGGGATCTATGTTGTTGGATCATGCCTTCCCTcctggggctgtgctgaagcacacTGAGATCCAGCTGCTGGATGATACCTGCCCACGAAGGGCTGTGCCAAAATAGGGTATGGTTATCTTTACTGGAGTCTATTGTTTTCCCAGGCTTTGCTAAGGTATGTTGGGGATCCCACTTTCAGCATTTGCCCTCTCCactaccctggggctcaggacTTTCCACTGATTtgttgaggtggggcttgccactggcttgctgCGGTGCCTCCTGTCCTGTAATGCACTCCTTTTTTCCTGAGTGAAACAGACCTTTGTTGCTGATCTTCAAACTTTCTTAGGCTAAGAGACTGCTCCACCTCATCTTTCTGCTGTttttgctgttccaggatttttcctgggaagtttttttttggtgttgtctTAGAGGTCAATATGGGAGGGATACagcaacttactgcttactctgccatcttggctcccagaagtcccagTTTTAGTAAAATAtggtttaaaacattttaaacaaaatttgtGAAGCTCTCTTCCTTATATTCAAAGCCATAACCATAGCCACAGAATATCTGTATAAACTGAGTTAATAAGCCAAAGAACTCCTCAAGACATTTGAATCTCTCCTCTTTTGCATTTTCAAGAATGGGTGAAAGGAGGCTTATTAAGGTTTTTTTGAGGGAACCTGAGAGATAATGAATCCTACAGCCATAATAAGTACTCTCACACATGCTCAttaattaatatttcttgaaCACTTTCTCATTGCTCTTGGGGGGAACTTTATCTGCCACCTTTGCTTTTGCTACCCAGAGATAATTACCCCAGTGCAATaatctctgcctctctgtatTTGGCTAAAGAACAGGGAAACTGTCCCCAAGGAAATGCAAGGAATTTGCAGCAAAGATGAAATTGGCCTAAGGAGCCACCCTATCAAACATGGTATACACCTTCACCTACAAATATAATGGGGGAAATTGAGGGAAAACTTGCttccaaatcaagaaaaacaGAATTATGATGGCCAGACAACAATGGAAACTTTATAATTTTCTGAGAAGTGCATTCTGGAGAAGCTAACAGCAAGGAGACTTGTTGCCTTATTCAGGTATGATAAAAGTGAATTTGAATTGAATGCTTCCTCCACTCTAATtttgccccttccttccttccctcctaccttccttccttccttcctttctctttctttctttctttctttctttctttctttctttctttctttctttctttctttctttctttctttcttccttccttccttccttccttccttccttccttcctttctttctttctttctttctttctttctttctttctttctttctttctttctttctttctttattttttttttctctctctctctctctctctctctctctctctctctctctctccccctttctttttttccttctttctctctttttctttctttccctattcCTCTACATATCccttcttttcaaatatttcccTACTTTCATTCCCTCCTGAAAAAGGGAGATCACATCTTAGGAAAAGGAAATCTAAGTGGAAGCCGGGATAGAATGAAAAGTGACTCAGTCTATTGAAGAGCAAAAAAGAAGCTAAGCATTTCAGTTTAGTGGACATACAGATATTTATATACAAGTGACTGGGTGGTTGTATAGGTTTGTTTCACAGATGTAGAATGAGAATGAATAGTGGAGACCATCCAGTCCAGTAatttcattttagggatgagaaaaAATGCACAGAGAGGAAAAGTATTTCTTTCAAGATTGCACCTTTGGAAGTGGTTTAgctcaaatgtgaactcaggtatgctgattccaaagccagtgtcATTCTCCATATACAATAAAAGGGATTCCATCACTGAACCAACAGTCCCTTTGGTAAAAACACATTTTCTCCAGGCACCCATGGTAGACCTGCCTGGTGGCAGAAATGCTAAGGAGCATTAAAGTTCAAAGGAAAGTGATTCTTTTATCTAGCTGCCAGTATTATCAAAGTTTACTACCTCAAATGTTGAGCAGTGAGGTTTCAAATTTTTCAAAAGAGCTGAACTCAAATTTTGAACTGCAAACAAAGGAGTTAAGAGAAACCATGTAAATCTGGTCATTTGTCACCTGAAAGTGATATCTTATATCTTCAAACCCAGACAGCTTCCATCTCTTTAATCTCctttaaatatttgtcaatttcatatttttatcttatttcaaTCTCTAAAATTATCCCCTTTCCCATTCATTTAGCTGGCTGCCAAGTTTCTGATATTTGAGCACTCTCTATCCCTGCCCAGCCATAGATCTGACCACTTCCCTGAGTGAAACTAGAACAAATGGGTGAgtacatataaaatttttaaacaaaactcAGTCTTTCAAGTTCATTCTTTGAAATATTAATAAATTGCATGTCAAATCAGAAACCACTTGGCAATATGGTTATATAGGAAGCAGGAGTCCCAATAGTTTTGCCCAGTTGTTACTAACAATTGGTACTTCTTTACCAATTATAGCCTAATATAGGGCTGAAAACCACATTTTCCCAATTGAGGTACCAATAGTATGAAAAGATTCAGGTTTAAGTTCTTACATATGACAGGTATTTGGAAAGCAGTTTTATGCTGGGCTTGCAGGAACTTTTGTTCCTAAGCTGCGGTATCTTGATGCTATAACCCTGGAAAACTTGTAGCTGATATTTGTCAtacattattttacatttaattggtgCTTGTAtctcattgattgattaatatttCTCTCAATTTCACCTTCATGAgcattcatttgtaaaacagattttttttaaaaaaaatatagtctGCCTGTGGCCAAACCGAAGGACCATtattggtggagttttgaactggtccaaccattatgCAAAGCAATTTAGAGCAACACCTGACAAGCAATTGAATCATGAATAGTGGCACTACTTATTTCAAagagtaaaggaggagaaaaggaacgcttatgtatgaatatatttatataacttctttttgtggtggcaaataagcCAATTATCATCTGCAAACATGAAATAGAGTGGAAAATTTAAGAAGAACttgggaagatatgtataaaatgATGCAACATGAAGGGACCATAAACAATGTAATTATATATTAACAACAATATTTTGAatataatcaactttgaaaaaactaatgaacaaaataataaaccaCAGATCCAATAGACTCATGATGAAGCCATCAGTCTTCATTCAGATAGAGAGGCAAGGGACTCAGGACAGGTATTAaagcagattttcttttcttttacttcttccttccttctttccttcctccatccttaattccttccttccttccttccttccttccttccttccttccttccttccttctctctctctctctctctctctctctctctctctctctctctcacactctctctgtctctgtctgtctctgtctctctattttttaCTGATAACTAATATGGTCATTTGATTTAGGTGAATATATGTGCATACTATTTTTTTGTCTAGTTTTCaataggtgaggaagaatgagaaatatggaacagaattcagaactgaaaatgagaaaaaaatcaaatatacatatacgtgtttacaaacatatgtatatatgtatgtatatacgtatgtatgtgtgtatgtgtttaacaTAACAAAAATGTAGCTCCTCTGCCAAGAATTGATTACTACTCAACTAAAAATGTTATTGTGGAGAATTAGTGGCCAAGAAATATCTGTCTACCAACCATCCCCAAATTCTGGATTTTTAACCTTGAATGATTTCTTTAGGGCAGCAGTGGGCttaagagaaagggggatggagTCTCAGGACATTCTGGTCCCTTGGATGCCATTCCATATGAAACAAGAgtagagttggggggggggtggcaggccacttatttttcatttcctgatgcctctgaaaggaagaaaattgaagtgATAAGATTGGGAGAGCCAATGACCAGCTATGGTGACAATTAGATGAAGCGAGACTATTCAGAGGAGCAGAGACAATAGCAGGCCAGGTCAGCGACTTCACCATTCTTCTGTGCCTGGATAGGGGAAATATATGGTTGTATATATTTCCTATTCACCTGCAATTTCTTCTTTCAGTCAGTGGGAAAGTGTGTTGAGGACAGTGGTAGGAGAAAAAGTTATAGTCCCTGTTTCCACTGACGGTAAAAGCAGCCAGCATTTTTGAAACtatgtcttttaaaatatctgaCTTTTTCTTCAAGGTGTTCGTGGATATAAAGACATGCTAAGACCGCATCTCAGAGGACTTAAAGAATTAAAGATCATCATTTTCATTGGTGGCTTCTGACCTAGGTCAGATTGTGCTGATTATTCACTCACAGATAATCAACACATTACaggaaaaaagaagtcaatgTGGGGTCTTTGGTAACACTATTTTGCTTCCTTAAGTATCCATGTTTTTAATACTTGGAATTCCCAAGTGTAGTAATTTCCTTTACAAGGACAGGACTCCACCTCTCATGTAACTTGTAGTTTTTCCTTGAGAGGTaacctgacttgcccagagtcacacagccagtacactACAGGGGCCATGTCTTATAcactaatgataaaaatgaaatagtctctccTACACGCAGTATGGCTTTAATAATCATTGATTGATGGAccgtttcatttttctttggctCCCTAAGTCACTCATTGGAGTCTGAAAATGTCTAACTTTACCACCACTGTGACTGAATTTCTCCTTATGGGGTTTTCTGACACCCGTGAGCTGCAGATTCtatattctttgcttttctttctcatttactcAGCAGGCCTGATGGGGAATCTCCTCATTGTCATCGTCACCACCTTTGACAGGAGACTCCACACCCCAATGTACTTTTTCCTTAGGAATCTGTCCATTGTGGATGCCTGCTTCATATCAATAACAATTCCCCAGCCATCTATTAACTCCCTGGTAAACAACAGAGCTATCTCAGTTCCTGGATGTGCAGCTCAGATATTCCTGGTGAATTTCATGGCATATGTTGAGTTTACTTTGCTCACTGTCATGGCCCGTGATCGTTATGTTGCCATTTGCCACCCACTTCTCTATTCAGTGATCATGAATCCCAGTGTGTGTATTCAGATGACCTTAATGTGCTTGTTCACTGGCCTTTTGTATGCAGGTTTCCATACTGGTTACACATTTCAGTTATCTTTCTGCCAATCCAATGTGATCCACCAGTTTTTCTGTGATATCCCCTCTCTACTCAAGAT
This Trichosurus vulpecula isolate mTriVul1 chromosome 2, mTriVul1.pri, whole genome shotgun sequence DNA region includes the following protein-coding sequences:
- the LOC118839827 gene encoding olfactory receptor 14C36-like; protein product: MSNFTTTVTEFLLMGFSDTRELQILYSLLFFLIYSAGLMGNLLIVIVTTFDRRLHTPMYFFLRNLSIVDACFISITIPQPSINSLVNNRAISVPGCAAQIFLVNFMAYVEFTLLTVMARDRYVAICHPLLYSVIMNPSVCIQMTLMCLFTGLLYAGFHTGYTFQLSFCQSNVIHQFFCDIPSLLKISCSETFSNMLCLLVSTLVIGGGCFAFITASYVTIFSTVLKFPVKEHQKKAFSTCVPHIIVVSLFLFSGYYAYLQPPSDSGSIKDIIISIFYSIIPPFLNPIIYSLRNKQIKEATRIVVKGKLLLRNKA